One window of Chamaesiphon minutus PCC 6605 genomic DNA carries:
- a CDS encoding cation diffusion facilitator family transporter — MWIILGLRIALFSIELVTAIWSHSLSLLAGAGHLFADLLTLGLTFIAAWVVQRQPLDRTTRTERRLKAWIGLIHGIALGAIALLIAQEAVKHLQTTESVASLPMLLVAGLSLATNGFAVYLLYRHRHRDLNLRGVFLHGFVDATSALSTLVAASVIYLFDWLWADAAASLLMVLIISLSALSLIKSAWQMLR, encoded by the coding sequence ATGTGGATTATTTTAGGCTTGCGGATTGCGTTGTTCTCGATCGAATTAGTAACGGCGATCTGGAGTCATAGCCTATCGCTATTAGCCGGAGCGGGACATTTATTTGCAGATCTATTGACGTTAGGACTAACTTTCATTGCTGCATGGGTAGTACAACGTCAGCCATTAGATCGTACCACCCGTACCGAGCGGCGATTAAAGGCTTGGATTGGGTTAATTCATGGGATTGCCTTAGGCGCAATCGCGCTCTTAATTGCCCAGGAAGCAGTGAAACACCTACAAACTACCGAATCGGTAGCTTCTTTACCAATGTTGCTGGTAGCTGGATTAAGCCTAGCTACGAACGGTTTCGCAGTCTACTTATTGTATCGACATCGCCATCGAGATTTGAACCTGCGGGGAGTTTTCTTACATGGTTTTGTAGATGCGACTAGTGCTTTGAGTACGCTTGTGGCGGCTAGCGTGATATATTTGTTCGATTGGCTGTGGGCGGATGCAGCCGCTAGTTTACTAATGGTACTAATCATTAGCTTGAGTGCGCTGTCGCTGATTAAATCGGCATGGCAGATGCTCCGATAA
- a CDS encoding vitamin K epoxide reductase family protein: protein MRKKSTPLIYRWSRPLMAGIASIGASVTAYLTYTKLTGNQAACPTGGCDLVLSSPYATVFGLPLPLFGFLAYASVIVLAIAPLLINSTEQKKLRNKLEGWTGLLLFMVATAMLVFSGYLMYLLAFQIKAVCIYCVASALFATTLFILSIVGREWQDIGQLVFNGGVVAIIVLVGTLGVYANVNKPIANAGLMGMPITTTAGTAEIELAKHLDRAGAKFYGSFLCDHCHRQKQLFGKEAIDSIPYIECTKPDKRSQTNICIEQKIQSYPTWKIGDKSFLGVQTLAKLAELSGYRGATNFKNILDKDEH from the coding sequence ATGCGTAAAAAATCGACTCCTTTAATCTACCGTTGGTCGCGCCCACTTATGGCAGGAATTGCCTCAATTGGGGCTAGTGTGACTGCTTATCTAACCTATACCAAGCTAACTGGAAATCAAGCCGCTTGTCCGACGGGAGGATGCGACCTCGTCCTCTCTAGCCCTTATGCCACAGTTTTTGGCTTGCCTTTACCGTTATTTGGTTTTCTTGCCTATGCCAGTGTTATTGTCTTAGCGATCGCGCCATTACTGATCAATTCTACTGAGCAGAAGAAACTCCGCAATAAACTAGAAGGCTGGACGGGTTTATTGCTATTTATGGTTGCAACTGCCATGTTAGTTTTCAGTGGCTATTTGATGTACTTACTAGCTTTTCAAATTAAAGCTGTTTGTATTTATTGCGTGGCTTCTGCCCTGTTTGCCACGACGCTATTTATCCTATCGATCGTCGGTAGAGAGTGGCAAGATATCGGACAGCTAGTTTTTAACGGCGGCGTTGTTGCCATCATCGTTCTAGTCGGGACATTAGGGGTTTATGCCAATGTGAATAAACCAATCGCTAATGCTGGATTGATGGGAATGCCAATTACCACCACTGCTGGTACTGCCGAAATCGAACTTGCCAAACATCTCGATCGGGCAGGTGCAAAATTTTATGGATCGTTTTTGTGCGATCATTGCCACCGTCAGAAACAGCTTTTTGGGAAGGAAGCAATTGATTCCATTCCTTATATTGAATGCACTAAACCCGATAAAAGAAGTCAAACTAATATCTGTATAGAGCAGAAAATTCAAAGCTATCCAACTTGGAAAATTGGCGATAAATCATTCTTAGGAGTTCAAACCCTCGCTAAATTAGCTGAGTTATCCGGCTATCGAGGCGCAACTAATTTTAAAAATATTTTAGACAAAGATGAACACTAA
- a CDS encoding heavy metal translocating P-type ATPase: MNQEPALTTQRLQVGGMDCTSCAMKIEGSLEKLAGVSEISVVVATGRLIVTYDPKRVSEADIKQRVTALGYKIETEKSESSAIQSSHDRSIQDDGDEDDGHDRGGEGFSLKREGILVGVVIALFVLGSVFEETLHNTPYSIGEYLVFIPAYLLSGWTVLTTAGRNILRGQVFDENFLMTIATVGAIAIHKLPEAVGVMLFFKVGELFQESAISRSRRSISALLEIRPDAANLKTANGIEVVSPKRVKVGDTIIIKPGEKVPLDGEIVEGNSQVDTSALTGESVPRTVNVGETVLAGTINQTGLLTVTVTKLFGESSISRILDLVENASAKKAETEKFITKFARRYTPIVVISSLLVALIPPLVIPGATHAEWVYRALVILVISCPCGLVISIPLGYFGGIGGAAKRGILVKGSTFLDTLAGVKAIAFDKTGTLTKGVFKVTEIVPYNGFKQDRLLRIAAEAEANSNHPIAKSICTAYGQPINESNISNYTEIAAHGIQATIEGKLVLAGNDRLMHRENITHDTCNVEGTVVHLAVDRIYAGYIIIADEIKEDAVQAIRDLKAAGVERVMMLTGDSQAVAKRIAKTLGVDTFAAELLPEDKVEEIEKLLGEFSKKGKVAFVGDGINDAPVIARADVGIAMGGLGSDAAIETADIVLMTDAPSKVAEAIQVGKKTHAIVMQNIILALTIKAIFIGLGLLGLATMWEAVFADVGVALAAIFNATRVMK; the protein is encoded by the coding sequence ATGAATCAAGAACCCGCGCTCACAACCCAACGGCTGCAAGTTGGTGGCATGGACTGCACGAGCTGTGCGATGAAGATTGAAGGCAGTCTAGAAAAGCTAGCAGGGGTATCCGAGATATCTGTGGTGGTGGCAACTGGGCGGCTAATTGTCACTTACGACCCCAAACGGGTAAGTGAAGCAGATATTAAGCAACGAGTGACAGCGTTAGGTTATAAGATCGAAACAGAAAAGTCTGAGTCTTCAGCTATACAGAGCAGCCACGATCGTAGTATTCAGGATGATGGCGACGAAGACGACGGGCACGATCGTGGTGGGGAAGGGTTTAGCCTCAAACGTGAAGGTATATTAGTTGGGGTTGTAATTGCCCTATTTGTGTTGGGTTCAGTCTTTGAGGAAACACTGCACAATACACCCTATTCGATCGGGGAATATTTAGTATTTATCCCAGCTTATTTATTAAGTGGCTGGACGGTATTGACTACAGCCGGACGAAATATTTTACGCGGACAAGTGTTTGATGAAAACTTCCTGATGACGATCGCGACTGTGGGAGCGATCGCGATTCATAAGCTACCTGAAGCTGTAGGCGTAATGCTATTTTTCAAAGTCGGGGAATTGTTTCAGGAATCAGCCATCAGCCGTTCGCGGCGATCGATTTCAGCCCTGCTAGAAATTCGTCCCGATGCTGCCAATCTCAAAACAGCTAATGGGATTGAAGTCGTTTCACCAAAACGGGTAAAAGTCGGCGATACAATTATTATTAAGCCAGGGGAGAAAGTGCCCTTGGACGGTGAGATCGTCGAAGGTAACTCTCAAGTCGATACATCGGCATTAACGGGCGAATCAGTGCCGCGCACGGTGAATGTGGGTGAAACTGTATTAGCTGGAACGATTAATCAAACTGGGTTATTAACTGTCACCGTTACTAAATTATTTGGGGAGTCGTCAATCTCGCGAATTCTCGATTTGGTTGAAAACGCGAGTGCGAAAAAAGCCGAAACTGAGAAATTCATTACTAAATTCGCCCGTCGTTATACGCCGATTGTGGTAATTTCGTCGCTACTAGTAGCCTTAATTCCACCGTTGGTAATTCCAGGTGCAACGCACGCTGAATGGGTATATCGCGCTCTGGTGATACTAGTAATTTCTTGTCCGTGTGGATTGGTAATTAGTATTCCATTGGGTTATTTTGGGGGCATTGGTGGAGCGGCTAAACGGGGAATTTTGGTGAAGGGATCGACTTTCTTAGATACTTTAGCTGGAGTTAAAGCGATCGCGTTTGATAAGACAGGGACGCTGACTAAGGGCGTATTTAAAGTAACAGAAATCGTCCCCTACAATGGGTTTAAGCAAGATCGGTTGTTACGCATTGCAGCCGAGGCGGAAGCAAATTCTAACCATCCGATCGCCAAATCGATTTGCACAGCTTACGGGCAACCCATTAATGAATCGAATATCTCAAATTATACTGAAATTGCCGCTCATGGGATTCAGGCGACGATTGAAGGAAAGCTCGTTCTAGCGGGTAACGATCGATTGATGCACCGCGAAAACATTACTCATGATACCTGTAATGTTGAGGGTACAGTAGTGCATTTAGCAGTCGATCGGATCTATGCTGGGTACATTATTATTGCTGATGAAATTAAAGAAGATGCGGTTCAGGCGATTCGCGATCTCAAAGCCGCAGGTGTCGAACGAGTGATGATGCTGACGGGGGATTCCCAGGCTGTAGCGAAACGGATCGCGAAAACTTTGGGAGTCGATACTTTTGCGGCGGAGTTATTGCCAGAAGATAAGGTAGAGGAGATCGAAAAACTTCTCGGAGAATTTTCTAAGAAAGGTAAGGTGGCATTCGTTGGAGACGGAATTAATGACGCGCCTGTAATTGCCAGAGCGGATGTGGGGATTGCAATGGGTGGATTGGGTTCGGATGCAGCGATTGAAACTGCGGATATCGTATTGATGACAGATGCACCTTCAAAGGTGGCCGAAGCAATTCAAGTGGGTAAGAAAACTCACGCGATCGTCATGCAGAATATTATCCTTGCTTTAACTATTAAAGCGATTTTCATCGGACTGGGTTTACTGGGATTGGCAACAATGTGGGAAGCTGTTTTTGCTGATGTCGGTGTGGCATTAGCCGCGATTTTTAATGCAACTAGAGTGATGAAATAA
- a CDS encoding ArsR/SmtB family transcription factor: MTEQEYSSKSIDNAQAPSCDARLIHLDNVRQLQLEILPMAQAQRRAELFNVLADPNRLRLLSALADRELCVCDLAAGLKMGESAVSHQLRVLKSMRMVNYRKEGRNVYYSLADSQAIDLHKSICAQLSSSQLL, translated from the coding sequence ATGACCGAGCAGGAATATTCCAGTAAATCGATCGACAATGCTCAGGCACCCAGTTGTGACGCTCGATTGATACACTTAGATAATGTCCGTCAACTGCAATTAGAAATTCTGCCAATGGCTCAAGCGCAACGCAGGGCAGAATTATTTAATGTCTTGGCAGATCCCAATCGGTTGCGGTTGCTCTCAGCATTAGCCGATCGAGAACTGTGTGTCTGCGATTTGGCTGCGGGTTTGAAAATGGGCGAGTCGGCGGTATCTCATCAGTTACGAGTATTGAAATCGATGCGAATGGTCAATTACCGCAAGGAAGGGCGGAATGTCTACTATAGTTTGGCAGATAGTCAGGCGATCGACTTGCACAAGTCGATTTGCGCGCAGTTATCAAGTTCTCAACTGCTCTAA
- a CDS encoding cation transporter — MSKVTNDSNKDKTVDATTRRKRRVLFQVLGLNLLLSISLFITGLLGNSSGLIANALDNLSDSAVYAISLFAIGRSPKLKVFAARVSGVLLIIFAIGVLGDAIRRVMTGSEPTGIVMIGMSVISTAINLLSLKLLKPLKNADVNLRAAQTFSINDFVSNLGILVAGGLVAWIEQPWPDLVVGVAIAAIAVKGGIDILRDAARESRSGARQ; from the coding sequence ATGAGCAAAGTAACTAACGACTCAAACAAAGACAAAACTGTTGATGCGACGACACGCCGAAAGCGTCGCGTTCTATTTCAGGTTCTGGGATTGAATCTGCTACTGTCGATTTCACTATTCATAACTGGCTTACTGGGTAACTCTAGTGGTTTGATCGCTAATGCCCTGGACAACCTATCTGACAGTGCTGTCTACGCAATCAGCCTTTTCGCGATCGGGCGATCGCCCAAGCTGAAAGTTTTCGCAGCGCGTGTATCGGGTGTACTTCTAATCATCTTTGCAATTGGCGTTTTAGGCGATGCAATCCGTCGTGTCATGACAGGCAGTGAGCCTACTGGAATCGTCATGATTGGAATGAGCGTGATTTCGACGGCAATCAATCTGCTTAGCCTCAAACTGCTGAAGCCCCTAAAAAATGCCGATGTCAACCTCCGTGCAGCCCAGACCTTCAGCATCAACGACTTTGTCTCTAACTTGGGCATTCTGGTCGCTGGTGGTTTAGTTGCCTGGATCGAGCAACCGTGGCCCGATCTGGTCGTCGGTGTTGCAATCGCCGCGATCGCCGTGAAAGGTGGAATTGATATTCTGCGAGATGCTGCACGAGAGTCGCGCTCCGGAGCAAGGCAATGA
- a CDS encoding ArsR/SmtB family transcription factor produces MNQNARATGLNLKAKLFRGFSDPSRLSILEALHKGSLTVTEIVEVTGLSQSNVSNHLSCLRDCNLVYREQKGSYVYYGLSDERVARLLYLADEFLADVMKGIYECTRYNVSEEE; encoded by the coding sequence ATGAATCAAAACGCCCGCGCCACTGGACTGAACCTGAAAGCCAAATTATTTCGAGGTTTTTCTGACCCCTCGCGCCTCTCCATTCTGGAAGCTCTTCACAAGGGATCTTTGACAGTGACTGAGATTGTGGAAGTCACAGGGCTGAGTCAGTCCAATGTCTCCAATCATCTTAGTTGTCTACGCGATTGCAATCTTGTCTATCGGGAGCAGAAAGGCTCCTATGTTTACTATGGCTTGAGCGATGAGCGAGTAGCACGACTACTGTACCTGGCTGATGAGTTTCTAGCCGATGTGATGAAAGGAATCTACGAGTGTACTCGATATAACGTATCGGAGGAAGAATAG
- a CDS encoding cation-translocating P-type ATPase, which yields MKPPLVVQSPPSLRDASRTRTDKLEDDRLNRIVLESIASRMARVERGEQEVEVPIAQVAVGEIVVVRPGEQIPVDGEVLSDQATLNQAAITGESMPIEARSRTNVFAATLASLGSLRIRVTAIGADTTFGRAIELVEEAEARRADVQRIADKFSAYYLPVVLGVAALTFAVRRDPLATAAVMLHHIIR from the coding sequence TTGAAACCGCCGCTAGTGGTGCAAAGTCCGCCTTCTCTGCGAGACGCTTCGCGAACGCGGACTGACAAGCTCGAAGACGATCGACTTAACCGAATAGTATTGGAATCTATTGCCTCTCGCATGGCACGGGTCGAGCGTGGTGAACAAGAGGTTGAAGTGCCGATCGCGCAGGTTGCGGTCGGTGAGATTGTTGTTGTACGTCCGGGTGAACAAATCCCAGTAGATGGAGAAGTCCTCAGTGATCAAGCAACGCTCAATCAAGCGGCGATTACAGGCGAGTCAATGCCGATCGAAGCCAGATCTAGAACAAACGTTTTTGCAGCGACTCTGGCATCGTTGGGCAGTTTACGGATTCGGGTCACTGCAATTGGAGCAGATACGACATTCGGACGGGCGATCGAACTGGTAGAGGAAGCCGAAGCCCGTCGAGCTGACGTGCAAAGGATCGCAGACAAATTCTCGGCTTATTACCTTCCAGTAGTGTTAGGGGTGGCAGCACTCACTTTTGCCGTTCGCCGCGATCCATTAGCAACCGCAGCAGTGATGTTGCATCACATCATCAGATAA
- a CDS encoding peroxiredoxin — protein sequence MSLRLGDTVPNFTQASTAGEIDFYEWAGDSWVVLFSHPADFTPVCTTELGEVAKLKPEFDKRGVKALALSVDNVESHQAWVGDIEETQHTNLNYPILADSDRKVSDLYDMIHPNANNTLTVRSVFIIDPSKKLRLTLTYPASTGRNFDELLRVIDSLQLTDHYSVATPANWKDGEDCVIVPSIQDPEELKQKFPKGYEAVKPYLRMTPQPNK from the coding sequence ATGTCTCTTCGATTAGGCGATACCGTGCCAAACTTTACTCAAGCTTCGACTGCTGGTGAAATTGATTTCTACGAGTGGGCAGGAGATAGCTGGGTTGTGTTGTTTTCCCACCCCGCTGACTTTACTCCGGTTTGTACCACAGAGTTAGGGGAAGTTGCCAAGCTTAAGCCGGAATTTGACAAACGCGGTGTGAAGGCATTAGCACTTAGCGTTGATAATGTTGAATCTCATCAAGCATGGGTGGGAGATATTGAAGAAACCCAGCATACAAACCTCAACTACCCGATTTTGGCAGATTCAGATAGAAAGGTTTCCGACCTTTACGACATGATCCACCCCAACGCCAACAATACTTTAACCGTTCGTTCGGTGTTTATTATTGACCCTAGCAAGAAACTGCGTCTGACCTTGACCTATCCGGCTAGCACGGGGCGCAATTTTGATGAGTTACTGCGGGTGATCGATTCATTGCAGCTAACAGACCATTACAGCGTGGCGACTCCCGCTAACTGGAAGGATGGTGAAGACTGTGTGATTGTTCCTTCGATTCAAGATCCGGAAGAACTGAAGCAGAAATTTCCCAAGGGCTACGAAGCGGTGAAGCCCTATCTGCGAATGACTCCTCAACCGAATAAGTAG
- a CDS encoding cytochrome b/b6 domain-containing protein has product MSPSRPYQPFLLRVLHGLTGLCLIVAILTAYWIYDTYDGRWGRVPLPTYREIQDIHGTFGLWTLLIFPAFVIYAFHRGQKRLIQPDSFGKLAQVGKPWWYTLNRVTNTLTLLALAFALFSGKMMDETWLPKGELTQAWYYAHLISWVVMVGAIALHLLINAKVGGASLLLSMLTWQFRDKDSPARWPVHLSLWWSAVRQGAWARWFQPITGTIVLEIVLLVSTVMAWIAPLAK; this is encoded by the coding sequence ATCTCGCCATCCCGCCCCTATCAACCTTTCCTTCTGCGTGTGTTGCATGGTCTCACAGGGCTATGCCTCATCGTCGCTATTCTGACCGCCTATTGGATCTACGACACCTATGATGGGCGCTGGGGTCGCGTTCCTCTGCCCACTTACCGAGAAATTCAAGACATCCACGGCACCTTTGGGCTGTGGACATTGCTAATATTTCCGGCATTTGTAATCTACGCCTTCCATCGGGGGCAAAAGCGGTTGATTCAGCCTGACTCGTTTGGGAAACTGGCTCAGGTGGGCAAACCCTGGTGGTACACCCTAAATCGCGTGACCAACACCCTGACCCTCTTAGCGTTAGCCTTTGCCCTGTTTAGCGGCAAGATGATGGATGAAACCTGGTTGCCTAAGGGGGAGTTAACTCAGGCTTGGTACTACGCTCATCTGATTTCGTGGGTGGTAATGGTAGGTGCGATCGCCCTACACCTGCTGATAAATGCCAAAGTAGGTGGCGCTTCACTACTGCTCTCCATGCTGACCTGGCAGTTTCGTGATAAGGATAGCCCTGCCCGCTGGCCAGTCCATCTCTCTCTCTGGTGGTCGGCTGTTCGACAGGGAGCCTGGGCGAGATGGTTCCAGCCGATAACGGGGACGATCGTCCTGGAAATAGTGCTTTTGGTGAGTACTGTGATGGCGTGGATTGCCCCTCTGGCTAAGTAG
- a CDS encoding cation diffusion facilitator family transporter, translated as MISSGKATESYHSIAEENLANSASDDSKVISSQLKMRLLWIVLGLRSSLFLFVLTIGFWTHSLSLLASSGDMFSDMVAISLTLGATALAQRPATKTATFGYRRIEILVALLNGLGIIAISALTTWEAIGQFQEPDPIRGLPMLVTAGVSLVFNSIIIRLLHDESSHDLNLKGAFLRILADTAGSISVILAALGIYYFNWLWADAGASLLVAAFLCISAVPLVMDSLRILLEFAPHSLDVTAIEVALHSFPGVCQVEKLNVWTITSDRIALNAHLAVKLMTIEERDQLLNQLQTYLNQEFGIYELTLQLTAFQECDRDEP; from the coding sequence ATGATTTCTTCTGGTAAGGCTACTGAAAGCTATCACTCAATTGCCGAGGAAAACCTCGCTAATTCCGCTTCAGACGATTCAAAGGTCATATCAAGTCAACTAAAGATGCGGCTCCTTTGGATCGTTTTGGGGCTGCGGAGTAGCCTATTTCTCTTTGTCTTGACGATCGGGTTTTGGACTCATAGCCTATCGTTATTGGCTAGCTCTGGCGATATGTTTTCCGACATGGTTGCCATCAGCCTGACGCTAGGTGCAACGGCATTGGCACAACGTCCTGCTACGAAGACGGCAACATTTGGGTATCGACGAATTGAAATTTTGGTGGCATTGCTCAACGGGCTGGGAATTATTGCAATTTCTGCCCTAACAACGTGGGAAGCGATCGGTCAATTTCAAGAGCCAGATCCCATTCGAGGGCTACCCATGCTAGTTACAGCAGGTGTGAGCCTGGTTTTTAACAGCATTATTATTCGTCTTCTGCATGATGAGAGCAGTCATGACCTGAACTTGAAGGGGGCTTTCCTCCGTATCCTTGCCGACACCGCTGGTTCTATCAGTGTAATTTTAGCGGCTTTAGGCATTTACTACTTCAACTGGCTATGGGCAGACGCTGGGGCAAGTTTGCTAGTTGCTGCATTTTTGTGCATTAGTGCAGTTCCTCTAGTAATGGATAGTCTAAGGATTTTGCTGGAATTTGCCCCTCACTCACTTGATGTAACTGCGATTGAAGTTGCCTTGCATTCCTTTCCGGGAGTGTGCCAAGTGGAGAAGCTCAATGTTTGGACAATCACGTCCGATCGAATTGCGCTCAATGCTCATTTGGCGGTGAAATTGATGACTATCGAGGAGCGTGACCAGTTGCTGAATCAACTACAAACTTATCTGAATCAAGAATTTGGTATTTATGAGCTAACCTTGCAACTTACTGCATTTCAGGAGTGCGATCGCGATGAACCCTAA
- a CDS encoding cation transporter has product MSDCGCQFEAKNKAQRKVLRILFAANAAMFIVGITAGTLARSTALVADSLDMLTDAAVFGISLYVIGKSQAKKIRAAFLSGLFQTILASFVLVDVVK; this is encoded by the coding sequence ATGTCAGATTGCGGTTGTCAGTTTGAGGCAAAAAACAAAGCGCAGCGAAAAGTTCTAAGGATACTTTTCGCCGCCAATGCAGCAATGTTTATCGTCGGCATTACTGCTGGAACTTTAGCTCGTTCGACGGCTCTTGTTGCTGACTCCCTCGATATGCTTACTGACGCAGCAGTTTTTGGAATCTCACTTTATGTAATTGGTAAATCACAGGCGAAAAAAATTCGTGCGGCTTTTCTAAGTGGCCTTTTCCAGACTATCTTAGCAAGCTTTGTTTTAGTTGATGTCGTTAAATGA
- a CDS encoding PepSY domain-containing protein produces the protein MTIAPQVPIQQAVQTAEATLKGKATRAELIEEGNTFVYEVEVDKQQAAIDATSGQVIETYASCIL, from the coding sequence GTGACAATTGCTCCTCAAGTCCCAATTCAGCAAGCGGTTCAAACCGCAGAAGCCACTCTAAAAGGCAAAGCCACTCGCGCTGAATTGATCGAGGAAGGGAATACGTTTGTGTATGAAGTGGAGGTTGATAAGCAGCAGGCTGCGATCGATGCAACCAGCGGTCAAGTGATCGAGACATACGCATCCTGCATTTTGTAG
- a CDS encoding FkbM family methyltransferase: protein MRKIFIDCGSNIGKVLERAIRTRSEFEFFAFEPNADLIPTISTRIEKYPDARVEVYNKAVWTQNNGLSFFVGHPETSSVMPGHRVPFIYGKQLDYANPQHVESIDFSQWILNNFDLSDHIVIKMDIEGAEYPVLEKMIEDGSIYYINKLYVEWHWYKIGGVSEARHKELMARLEWSTRLKRHYAWNALNYFAA, encoded by the coding sequence ATGAGAAAGATTTTCATTGATTGTGGAAGCAATATCGGCAAAGTGTTAGAACGAGCAATCAGGACACGTTCTGAATTTGAGTTCTTTGCTTTTGAACCCAACGCTGATTTGATTCCTACAATTTCTACCCGGATTGAAAAGTATCCTGATGCAAGGGTTGAAGTGTACAACAAAGCGGTTTGGACTCAAAACAATGGGCTGAGTTTCTTTGTTGGTCATCCTGAAACCTCTAGTGTCATGCCTGGCCATCGTGTTCCATTTATCTATGGCAAACAGCTTGATTACGCAAATCCTCAGCACGTAGAGAGCATCGACTTCAGTCAATGGATTTTGAACAATTTTGATCTATCCGATCACATTGTTATCAAAATGGATATTGAAGGCGCTGAATATCCTGTTCTTGAGAAGATGATTGAGGATGGCTCGATCTACTATATCAACAAGCTGTATGTTGAGTGGCACTGGTACAAGATCGGCGGCGTTTCTGAAGCTCGGCACAAGGAGTTGATGGCTCGACTAGAGTGGAGCACTCGATTGAAGCGCCATTATGCTTGGAATGCATTGAACTATTTTGCTGCATAA
- a CDS encoding bifunctional sterol desaturase/short chain dehydrogenase, whose translation MLGASLFLKDKVVAVTGASGTLGQALVTELTKHGAKVVALTTNDTARFDSKVEVLQWRIGAEEELRSRLQKVDIFILNHGVNVHGDRSPEAIQKSYEINTFSTWKLAELFLDTVTESSHKVLKELWINTSEAEVNPAFSPLYELSKRALGDLITMRRLDAPCIIRKLILGPFKSQLNPYGVMSASDVAWAIVALAKRNFRDIIVTINPVTYVLFPIKEAMQSLYFRMFTRSNR comes from the coding sequence ATGCTAGGAGCTAGTTTGTTTCTAAAAGATAAGGTTGTGGCGGTAACGGGCGCATCCGGGACGCTCGGACAGGCATTGGTAACAGAGTTAACGAAACATGGGGCGAAAGTGGTGGCGCTGACCACGAACGATACGGCTCGATTCGATTCTAAAGTCGAGGTGTTGCAGTGGCGGATTGGAGCCGAAGAAGAACTGCGATCTCGCCTTCAGAAAGTCGATATTTTTATCCTCAATCATGGCGTGAATGTCCACGGCGATCGTTCCCCGGAAGCGATCCAGAAGTCTTATGAAATCAACACTTTCTCGACTTGGAAGCTGGCGGAATTGTTCTTAGACACCGTGACTGAATCCTCGCATAAAGTCCTCAAAGAGCTTTGGATTAACACTTCAGAGGCGGAAGTCAATCCGGCATTCAGTCCTTTATACGAGCTCTCGAAGCGGGCGTTGGGCGATTTGATTACGATGCGGCGACTCGATGCGCCTTGTATTATTCGCAAGCTGATTCTCGGTCCGTTTAAGAGCCAATTAAATCCTTACGGGGTGATGTCAGCATCGGATGTCGCTTGGGCGATTGTGGCTCTGGCAAAACGCAATTTTCGGGACATCATCGTGACGATCAACCCGGTTACCTATGTGCTGTTCCCGATTAAAGAGGCAATGCAATCGTTATATTTTCGGATGTTTACGCGATCGAACCGCTAA